A region of the Gemmatimonadota bacterium genome:
ACCCCGCGCCGCTCCGCATCCTCGATCATCGCCAGCCCGATGCGATCCTTGATCGACCCGCCGGGGTTGGCGCGCTCGAGCTTCAGGTAGACCGTATGTGTCCCCCCGAAGAGGCGGTTGAGCCGCACGTGCGGCGTATTGCCGATCGTCGCAAGGATACTCTCGACCTTCATGGAAACCCGACCCTCCGGTAGTGGACGCCCCACATTGCGGCTGACGGATGCGCTCCGCCCCCGCAACCGCCCAGCACGCTCCTCAGATGTGGAACTCGAGCGCCGGCGACTCGGCAGTATGCGTGTCCATCGCCTGGTGCACGACAACGGAGCGCGGCGGGACCGACCGCGTGAGCCAGACGTTGCCGCCCACCACGCTCCCCGCCCCCACGACGGTGCGCCCGCCGAGCACCGTGGCATTGGCGTAGAGCACCACCTCGTCCCCGATCGTCGGGTGGCGCTTCGCGCTCGCCAGCCCCTTCTCCACCGACAGGGCGCCTAACGTAACGCCCTGGTACACCCGCACGCGCACGCCCACGGTCGCCGTCTCGCCGATCACGATCCCCGTCCCGTGGTCGATGGCGAATGGCACACCGATCGTCGCCCCCGGATGGATGTCGATCCCGGTGCGCATGTGCGCGTGCTCGCTGATGAGGCGCGGCAGCAGCGGGATCCCCAACCCCCGAATGCGGTGCGCCAGGCGGTAGCAGGCGATGGCGTAGAAGCCGGGATAGGCCAGGATCACCTCGTCCACCGACGTCGCCGCCGGATCGGAGGCCACCAGGTACGCGGCGTCGCTCAGCAGGTCGTCGCGCAGCGTCGGGAGCCCAGCGACGAACGCGCGCCCGGACGCCGTCCCGTCGGCATCGATCGACGCCTCGCGCGTCTGCGTGATCCCCGGCCCGGCCTGGTGGGTCAGGAAGTCGGCAAAGAGCGCCGGACTCTCCTCGGCGATGATCTCCAGCTCGCGATCCAGCGCCGCACGATGCCCGTCCAGTCGCGGCGCAAAGTGCGGAAAGAGGAACGCCAGGATGCCGTCGGCAAACGAGCCGGCCCGGGCGTTGGCGCGCGGTGGCAGGTTGTACGCCGCACGCTCCCGGCACAGATCATCGAGCCAGGACGCGGTGGCGGGGACGTGATGGGACATGGCTCCAGTTCGCGAAGGGGACACGGGAAGAATACCGCATCGCCGCCGGAAGGTCCGCACCACACCACCCTTCTCACGCCACATCACCCCGCCCGGCCCCTGCCACCCCGTATGGAGCCACGTGGTCCTGCGCGATATCGCGCGCGCTCCCACGTGCTCCCGCGCTATCCCTCGAACGCAGGCTCGAAGCCCAGCCGCTCCCGGAACGCCTGCAGGTGCGCCCGCCGCGCCGACGACGCCCCTTCCCACACCGACCAGAACGTCGTCTGCACGTCGAAGGGGACGTTGCTCTCCAGCTGCTCGAAGAGGTCCAGCAGCGCGTTCGCCACGTCGAGCGCCTCGGGTGACTCGTCGGTGGCCAACTGCCCAACCGCGCGCTGCAGCGCCACGACAATCACCCCGCGCAGCGACGCATCGCCCAGCGCCAGGCGTTCGATCTCCTCGGCGGTCAGGTTCTGCGGCAACAGCGCGCGCCGCAGCGCATGACGGATGGCCCGGCGCGGACGTTCGGGAAAGTCGGCCAGCGAGATGCGCCAGATGCGGGCGTCGTCGCCATCCATCGACGTCACGTCGCAGGTGACGTTGTTAGCCCGCCGCTCCACCACCGACACACGAAAACGCCGGACGGTCCCGGTGTCACGCGCGGTCACCGACACGCGATCGCCCGTGATCTCGGCCACCACGGCATGGGCCGAGAGGTGCCCATTGGGATCGATGCCGAGCGCCGTGAGCGCGGCGGCCGCGGCCGCCGTGCGCGCCGCGGCGTCAGGCCCCGACGCCAGGCGCAGGTAGACGTCCTCACCCGTCCCGGTGTGCCGGTCGTTGCTCTCCGCCAGCCGCAACTGCTCGCGCAGCAGCATCGTCAGCCGCGGCGCCTCCCCCGAGAGTGCGATCGCCCGCTCGGCGTAGCGCAGCACCTGTTGCGGCTCCAGCCCGCCGATGTCGTCGAAGAACCAGGCGCACGAGGTGAACATGCGCATCGCGTCGCGCTCCATCTCCAGCAGCTCGGCCACGCGCCGCTTCTGGTCCGGGGTCGCCGTGGAGTCGAGCTGGGCGGCCGAGAAGGCGCGACGCGCGTCGGCGTCCTGGCTGACGGCGTGGCCGTACGCATCGCGCGCCTTCCAGACGTCACCGAGGAGCGGCGTTCCGTCGCGCTCGAAGATGTCGTGCAGCGCCTCCGCCAGTGCATTGAGCCCGTTCCGCAGCGGCGTGCGCCACGCCTGGCTGGGGTAGCGCATCCCGTCGCTCCGGCAGCCGCAATTCGACCGCCAGCGCTCCACGCCGTGCGCGCAGCTCCACGCCGTCGGCGCCACCAGCTCCACGTCGATCGACGCCGGGTGCCGCGCCAGGAACGAGGCGTAGTTCTCCACGCGCACCCCGTGATGGGCCGTGACGTCGAAGACGCGCGCCAGTGCCATCTCGGCGAACTTGTGGTGGTGCCCGTACGTCTCGCCGTCGGTCGCCATCGAGACGAGGATCGGCGCCGGCGAGCCGCCGGGCGTCACGGGCGCACCGGGGAGCGCCTCCCCCGCCGGGAGGTCGCCCGGCTGCGCCAGGATCTCGTAGGCCCAGTGGTCGGCATCGCGCACGAGCCCGCCGAAGGCGATGCCGTGCGAGAGGTCGCCATGATAGGTGCAGAGCGCAATCGTACGCCCCTGCTGCGTCGTGTAGCGCCCGGGGAGGCCGTTGGGCGGACGCCGTTGCACCTGGTAGGGGGCGAGGATCGTGAAGCGGATCCCTTCCTGCGCCAACACGTCCAGCGTCTCGTCGTCCACCGCCGTCTCGGGAAGCCAGAACCCCTCCGGGTCACGCCCGTATCGCCGCTTGAAGTCGGCGATCCCCCACCGCACCTCGGTCACCTTGTCGCGGCGCGACGCCAGCGGGAGGATGACGTGGTGGTAGGGGTGGGCGATGGCGTTGCCATGCCCCCCTAACCGCCGGCAGCTTTCGTGATCGGCGGCCAGCATCGCCCGATAGGCATCGGGCGAGTGCCGTTCCATCCAGGTGCACAGCGTGGGCCCCACGTTGAACGACAGGTGCTCGAGCGTGTTGACGATCCGCGCGATGCGCCCGTGCGCGCCCGACACGCGCGCCGCGACCACGGCGCGGTAGCACTCGCGGTCGATGCGGGAGTTCCAGTCGTGGTAGGGGGCCGCCGAGACCTCCGCCTCGATCTCGTCGAAGTACGGGTGCTCGCGCGGCGGCTGGTAGAAGTGGGCGTGAATGACAACAGAGCGCATCGTGGCTTCGAAGTGTCGGCGCCTGGCTGGCCGCCGGTGAAAGGGGACTACCCGACCGCGGCGGCGACGGCGGAACCGCCTAACGCCTCTGCCACCGCCACCAGCACGTCGGGAAAGAGGTCATCGCGGCGCCGGAGCTCATCGGCGAGGGCACGGCCCGCCGTGGCCTCTCCTCCGTCCAGCACCCCGCGAACGGCCGCCAGCAGCAGGCGCGCGTCGCGTGCGTGCCCCTCGAATCGGGCGAGCGCGTAGTCCTCCACCGCCCCCGTCGTCACGATGAACGGCCAGTCGCTCGACTGCAACAGCAGGAGCGACCGCGCCGCCTGGGCCAGGATCGCCGACGCCTGAGGGTGTGCCAGCGCCGCCGGCGCCACGTCCCAGAACGCCTCCTCCAGCTCCCAGATCACCGGCCACATCGCCTGCACGCGCTCGTTGAACCACATCGAGTAGTCGCCGTCCCGCCCCCAGCTGCCGCGCACCAGCTTGGTCGAGACGCGGGTGGCATGGCGGGCGAGATGTTCCCCCGCGGTCACCGCGCGCAGGCGCGGCACGCCGGGGAGCGCGGCGTACAGGTCGGCGAGAAAGTCGGGGCCCTCGAACCACCAGTGGCCGAACAGCTCCGTGTCGAACGGCGCCGTGATCAGCGACGCGCTCCCCGAGCGCTCGCCGGCAATTTCCCCCAGCAACTCGGCGAAGTCGTGGGCGTGCGCACGGGCCGTGAGGCGCGCGGCGAGCGGGTCGTACGGCGCCTTGTCGCCAAGGTCGGCGTCGCGCGCCGTGACGCGCCAGAAGCGGAGCCCTCCCGGCCAGCGGATCTTGTGGAACTCGAGGTACGCGCCATCGCCAGGATAGCCATCCCCGCGGCTCCACACGCGTACCGACGAGCGTGGGTCGCGCACGAGTGCCGCCACCTCCACCGGGGCCCGCGCCCCCGAGACCCGATAGGCGCGATACGGCGACTGCGGGAAGCGACCGCCGCGCTCGCGGCCGGGGGCCGCCACGTGGGTCGCCTCGCCGCCGATGCGGTCGCCGTAGACGCCTAACGGTGCGCCGGCGCGCGCCGTGTGCGCGTCGACCACGAAATAGCGGAAGCCCGCGTCGGCCAGGTGCTCCTCGATCCCGCGACGCACCCCCGCCCCCGGCGCATCCGCTCGTGGTGACCAGCGCCCGCGCGGACGATAGCCGCACTCCGGCACCCAGCACCCCTCGGCGTCGCGCCCGAACAGGCGACGGTGTTCACGCTTCGCCAGCAGCAACTGCAGGGCGATCGACTCGTCGCGCCCCAGCAGCGGCAGGAAGGCGTGCGTGGCCGCCGACGTCACGAGCTCGAGTCGCTCGGCCGCCTGCAGCCGGCGGAACTCCCCGAGCAGGTCGCCGCCGAGTGCGTCCCACAGCGCGCGCATGCGCGTGAGGCGCGTGGACCAGAAGCGGGTGAGCGGAATCAGCGCCTCGTCGGGCGTCCCCGCCAGCTCGGCGGCCGCGGCGTCGCACGCCGCCAGGCGCTGCGCCACGAACGCCTCGAACTCCACCGCAAAGGTGGGATGGGCGAGCTGGTTGGCGAGGACCGGGGTGAGCCCGAGGGTGACCGGGGCAGCGACCTCTCCCGCCTCGAGCTGGCGGAGCGTCTCGATCAGCGGGAGGTACGTCTCCAGCGCCGCTTCGCACAGCCAGTCGCTCCCGTGCGGCCAGCGGCCGTGATGGAGGACGTACGGGAGGTGCGAGTGGAGCAGGAGGACGAAGTCGACCTGACGCTCGGGCAACGCCTAACGCCTCCCGCGCGGCCAGTGGATGGCCCGACGATAGAGCTCGCGGTACTTCCCCTCCGAGCGCTCCCAGCCGAAGTCGCGCCCCATCGCCTCCTTGACCATCTGCGTCCACACCTGCGGATGCCGGTAGTGGTCGATGGCGCGCGCACAGGCGGAGATGAAGCCGGCCTGCGTGTAGTCGTCGAACAGGAAGCCGGTGACGTTGTCCTCGATGGTGTCGGCGAGCCCGCCCACCTTGCGCGCCACCGGCAGCGTCCCGTAGCGCTGGGCACGCATCTGCGTGAGGCCGCACGGCTCGTACTGCGACGGCATCACGATCATGTCGGCCCCGGCCAGCAGGCGGTGCTCCTGCTCGACGGTGAAGTCGGTCTGCACCCCGATGCGCCCGGGGACGAGCGCCGCCAGCTCCTCGAGGATGTCGACGTAGCGCTTCTCCCCCTGCCCCAGGAAGATGAACTGCGCGTCGAGCGACAGGAAACGCGGCGACCCCAGGATGAGGTCGAGTCCCTTCTGCGCCACCATGCGCGCGCTCATCCCGATCACCGGCGTCCCCGGACGCTCCGGGAGCCCAAAAATCCGCTGCAGGGCGAGCTTGTTCTGCTTCTTGGGCGACAGCTTGGTGCGCGAGTAGTTGTAGGCGATGAACGGGTCGTTGGCCGGATTCCAGTCGGCGTTGTCGATCCCGTTGATGATCCCCACGAAACGCTCGCGCATCGCCACGAAGGCATCGTGCAACCCGAAGCCGCCTTTCTCCGTGCGCAGCTCGTGCGCGTGCGTGGGGCTCACCGTCGTCACCGCATCGGCGCAGGCCATGCCCCCCTTCAGCATGTTCATCTTGCCGTACCACTCGAACATGTGATGGTTGTAGAACTCCCACGGCAGTCCCACGTCGGCCATCGACGGTGGCGGGAAGTGCCCCTGGAAGCCGGCGTTGTGCACGGTGATCACCGTCCAGGTATGGCGCAGGAAGTCGTTCCCCGCCTCGAGGGCGCGCAGGTACGCCGGGGCGAGCGCGGTGTGCCAGTCGTGGCAGTGCATCATCACCGGCGCCTGCGTGATCATCGGGAGCGCGGTCAGCGACGCCAGCGCGAAGTAGGCCCAACGACGGTCGTTGTCGCCGTAGTCGCCGCGCGCGTCGCCGTAGATCCCGTCACGCCCGCCGAAGTAGTACTCGTTGTCCACGAAGTACACGCGCGGCATCCCCTCGCCCGTGCGATCGCGCAGCGACTGCGACTCGAACAGACGCGCGTACTCGGCGCGCGGCCCCACCTGCACGAAGAACGGGTCGCTGGCCGGGACGAAGTCGCTCACGACCTCGCGCACCTGGCGGTAGAGCGGCATGATGAGCGACACGGCAAGGCCCGCCCGTGACTGCGCCTTGGCCAGGTTGGCGACCGCTTCCCCTAAGCCACCCGTGCGGGCAAAGGGGGCCAGCTCGGCCACCACGTGCACCACGGCGACCGGCTGCCCCCCCGCGGTGTGCAGCGGATACGGACGCGCTGCCACCGCCTCGCTGGCAGCGGACGCCGCATCGGCGTCCGCCGCCGTCTCTTTCCCCCCTGCCCCACCCTTCTCGCTCGCCTTGCGAGTCCGACGCTTCGTCGTGGTCGCCGTACTCCGCTTGCGCGCTGCCATTCCCTACCTCATCCGATCGGGGGATCGTCTCCCTGCGTCTCCCCGCGCATCGCGCGGGTGTAGTAGTCGTTCGCGTAGTTCTGCAGCATGCGACGTGAAGTGAACTGCTGTCCGGCCACGCGGATCGCATGCTTCATCTTCTGCAACCACCCGTGCGGGACACCGCGCTCGTCGCGCGTGTAGTACAACGGGATGACCTGCTCCTCGAGCAACGTATAAAAGCGGTCGGCGTCCCACTCGTCAGGCGTTGCCCTAGACGCCGCGGGCGGAATCGCCCACCCGTTGAGCCCATCGTAGCCCTCGTGCCACCACCCGTCGAGGGTCGACAGCTGAGGGACCCCGTTGAG
Encoded here:
- a CDS encoding serine acetyltransferase gives rise to the protein MSHHVPATASWLDDLCRERAAYNLPPRANARAGSFADGILAFLFPHFAPRLDGHRAALDRELEIIAEESPALFADFLTHQAGPGITQTREASIDADGTASGRAFVAGLPTLRDDLLSDAAYLVASDPAATSVDEVILAYPGFYAIACYRLAHRIRGLGIPLLPRLISEHAHMRTGIDIHPGATIGVPFAIDHGTGIVIGETATVGVRVRVYQGVTLGALSVEKGLASAKRHPTIGDEVVLYANATVLGGRTVVGAGSVVGGNVWLTRSVPPRSVVVHQAMDTHTAESPALEFHI
- a CDS encoding DUF3536 domain-containing protein produces the protein MRSVVIHAHFYQPPREHPYFDEIEAEVSAAPYHDWNSRIDRECYRAVVAARVSGAHGRIARIVNTLEHLSFNVGPTLCTWMERHSPDAYRAMLAADHESCRRLGGHGNAIAHPYHHVILPLASRRDKVTEVRWGIADFKRRYGRDPEGFWLPETAVDDETLDVLAQEGIRFTILAPYQVQRRPPNGLPGRYTTQQGRTIALCTYHGDLSHGIAFGGLVRDADHWAYEILAQPGDLPAGEALPGAPVTPGGSPAPILVSMATDGETYGHHHKFAEMALARVFDVTAHHGVRVENYASFLARHPASIDVELVAPTAWSCAHGVERWRSNCGCRSDGMRYPSQAWRTPLRNGLNALAEALHDIFERDGTPLLGDVWKARDAYGHAVSQDADARRAFSAAQLDSTATPDQKRRVAELLEMERDAMRMFTSCAWFFDDIGGLEPQQVLRYAERAIALSGEAPRLTMLLREQLRLAESNDRHTGTGEDVYLRLASGPDAAARTAAAAAALTALGIDPNGHLSAHAVVAEITGDRVSVTARDTGTVRRFRVSVVERRANNVTCDVTSMDGDDARIWRISLADFPERPRRAIRHALRRALLPQNLTAEEIERLALGDASLRGVIVVALQRAVGQLATDESPEALDVANALLDLFEQLESNVPFDVQTTFWSVWEGASSARRAHLQAFRERLGFEPAFEG
- a CDS encoding DUF1957 domain-containing protein, whose amino-acid sequence is MPERQVDFVLLLHSHLPYVLHHGRWPHGSDWLCEAALETYLPLIETLRQLEAGEVAAPVTLGLTPVLANQLAHPTFAVEFEAFVAQRLAACDAAAAELAGTPDEALIPLTRFWSTRLTRMRALWDALGGDLLGEFRRLQAAERLELVTSAATHAFLPLLGRDESIALQLLLAKREHRRLFGRDAEGCWVPECGYRPRGRWSPRADAPGAGVRRGIEEHLADAGFRYFVVDAHTARAGAPLGVYGDRIGGEATHVAAPGRERGGRFPQSPYRAYRVSGARAPVEVAALVRDPRSSVRVWSRGDGYPGDGAYLEFHKIRWPGGLRFWRVTARDADLGDKAPYDPLAARLTARAHAHDFAELLGEIAGERSGSASLITAPFDTELFGHWWFEGPDFLADLYAALPGVPRLRAVTAGEHLARHATRVSTKLVRGSWGRDGDYSMWFNERVQAMWPVIWELEEAFWDVAPAALAHPQASAILAQAARSLLLLQSSDWPFIVTTGAVEDYALARFEGHARDARLLLAAVRGVLDGGEATAGRALADELRRRDDLFPDVLVAVAEALGGSAVAAAVG
- a CDS encoding glycogen synthase, whose amino-acid sequence is MAARKRSTATTTKRRTRKASEKGGAGGKETAADADAASAASEAVAARPYPLHTAGGQPVAVVHVVAELAPFARTGGLGEAVANLAKAQSRAGLAVSLIMPLYRQVREVVSDFVPASDPFFVQVGPRAEYARLFESQSLRDRTGEGMPRVYFVDNEYYFGGRDGIYGDARGDYGDNDRRWAYFALASLTALPMITQAPVMMHCHDWHTALAPAYLRALEAGNDFLRHTWTVITVHNAGFQGHFPPPSMADVGLPWEFYNHHMFEWYGKMNMLKGGMACADAVTTVSPTHAHELRTEKGGFGLHDAFVAMRERFVGIINGIDNADWNPANDPFIAYNYSRTKLSPKKQNKLALQRIFGLPERPGTPVIGMSARMVAQKGLDLILGSPRFLSLDAQFIFLGQGEKRYVDILEELAALVPGRIGVQTDFTVEQEHRLLAGADMIVMPSQYEPCGLTQMRAQRYGTLPVARKVGGLADTIEDNVTGFLFDDYTQAGFISACARAIDHYRHPQVWTQMVKEAMGRDFGWERSEGKYRELYRRAIHWPRGRR